The following proteins come from a genomic window of Dysidea avara chromosome 12, odDysAvar1.4, whole genome shotgun sequence:
- the LOC136241108 gene encoding uncharacterized protein, translated as MKALILRILFTVTTFNLSCANQPLHATSYCMANFETPQKTVNVTLIKSLNSSLSFEEIENDIYNCRANINCSNGYQSKQNCPFHAPMGLRGGWKFFVPLNEPLCTVQVEYHYYDGRFIRTLFTYDSCSYSIPVVNVSLNKTMEIRVVGNPYEIQCLVKAEGVNARIVSISWTGPNGTITNDNRLTITPNVSNGTDHISTLQFSYLSEDDEGLYECSVDIHGLETNISTQSTKLENITISTPSVTVTALNNQQVGDPLLLECYVTTVRGITSSVDIVWITNDEVVGRVNNISGETVDNSVVYSDTYNNGSILSEDDDGTKCQCFVTINSPTSVNATEYQILNLTIPTPNVTVTALNNQQVGDPLLLECNVTTVRGITSSVDIVWITNDTVVERVKNVSGETVDNYSVYRSIYNDSGISQDNYNRTYQCSVNVSVVNATDTFLYVAPVITPTSTPINTYKSDYSVAALIISAIIAAILVVIAIVLLLVFIKKRELHLKFANGNNTDAVSGTAPSICANDYFSTIGREAPSTCEYIAAYEKVEGWLDDAHKLGQIKEERSTEDEMLKSVCGQSTKDSCYHSNSSFHDGSYVSDENSGNQVDLAFNQLTSENLVMMGKSNSDVTEQLQPEAEFENKDENSIGKTEMSSYYCGEENRFDGEYAYVDSNVAKLQEHASSHNACADITGVQEHLQTVDNEIFQTTSEKDPFPYVGLVHGDKVGDVHLSINPQFVNNKITKISTDNSNDSSVYTASVDLLADTSNVETVETISESDCFEHIDANNASSVSSLENILANTTHSTSTYHIEDTMQLNQLSNEFTAATNINVDPFPYVEADTPILTSPNLPSDTNIDYIPQNENCHTLVEHNIDGKALVLLVTNLPPNEHCISASNSCTAGDVCNEINVISLTHDNMNLSPTLSNGHYSTVMVGEYCTIESATQQLHAYN; from the exons ATGAAGGCATTAATACTGAGAATTCTGTTTACAGTAACTACATTCAACTTGAGTTGTG CAAACCAGCCATTACATGCTACATCATATTGTATGGCAAACTTTGAGACACCACAAAAAACTGTCAATGTTACATTAATCAAATCACTTAATTCATCACTGAGTTTTGAAGAAATTGAAAATGATATATACAACTGTCGTGCTAATATTAACTGCAGCAATGGATATCAGAGCAAG CAAAACTGTCCATTTCATGCACCAATGGGTTTGAGAGGTGGATGGAAGTTCTTTGTTCCTCTGAATGAGCCATTGTGCACAGTGCAAGTGGAGTATCATTATTATGATGGTCGTTTCATAAGAACACTTTTTACCTATGACAGTTGCTCATATTCAA TACCAGTAGTAAATGTTTCTTTGAACAAGACAATGGAAATCAGAGTTGTGGGGAACCCCTATGAAATACAATGCTTGGTGAAGGCTGAAGGAGTTAATGCCAGAATTGTTAGCATTAGCTGGACTGGACCTAATGGTACTATCACAAATGATAACAGATTAACTATCACTCCAAATGTCTCCAATGGTACTGACCatattagtactttacaattTTCATACCTCAGTGAAGATGATGAAGGATTGTATGAGTGTAGTGTAGACATTCATGGACTTGAAACTAACATATCAACACAGTCAACCAAACTAGAAAATATCACTA TTTCCACTCCTAGTGTAACAGTGACTGCTCTCAACAATCAACAAGTGGGTGATCCACTATTATTAGAATGTTATGTAACTACAGTGAGAGGTATCACTAGTAGTGTGGACATTGTATGGATTACCAATGATGAGGTAGTGGGAAGAGTTAATAACATATCAGGGGAAACTGTAGACAACTCAGTAGTGTACAGTGATACTTACAATAATGGGTCAATACTGAGTGAAGATGATGATGGCACAAAGTGCCAATGTTTTGTAACAATTAACTCACCTACATCAGTCAATGCTACTGAGTATCAGATTTTGAATCTGACAA TTCCCACTCCTAATGTAACTGTGACTGCTCTCAACAATCAACAAGTGGGTGATCCACTATTATTAGAATGTAATGTAACTACAGTGAGAGGTATCACTAGTAGTGTGGACATTGTATGGATTACCAATGACACAGTAGTTGAAAGAGTCAAAAATGTATCAGGGGAAACTGTAGACAATTACTCAGTATACAGGAGTATATACAACGATAGTGGAATATCACAAGATAATTATAATAGAACATATCAATGTTCTGTCAATGTCTCAGTAGTCAATGCCACTGACACATTTCTCT ATGTGGCTCCAGTTATAACACCTACAAGTACACCCATCAACACCTATAAGTCAG ACTATTCTGTTGCTGCACTGATAATTTCAGCTATTATTGCTGCTATTTTGGTAGTGATTGCTATAGTTCTACTTTTGGTGTTTATCAAGAAGAG GGAACTGCATCTTAAATTTGCAAATGGTAACAACACTGATGCAGTGTCTGGCACA GCACCTTCAATCTGTGCTAATGACTACTTTTCAACAATTGGTCGAGAGGCTCCAAGTACTTGTGAGTATATTGCTGCATATGAGAAAGTAGAAGGCTGGCTAGATGATGCACACAAGTTAGGACAGATCAAGGAAGAACGTAGCACAGAAGATGAGATGTTAAAGTCTGTATGTGGACAGAGCACCAAAGATTCCTGTTATCACAGTAATTCAAGCTTTCATGATGGGTCTTATGTTTCAGATGAGAATAGTGGTAATCAAGTTGACTTAGCATTCAACCAACTCACATCAGAAAATCTTGTCATGATGGGGAAAAGTAACTCTGATGTTACAGAACAACTGCAACCTGAGGCTGAATTTGAGAACAAGGATGAAAACAGTATTGGAAAGACAGAGATGTCTTCATACTACTGTGGTGAAGAAAATCGATTTGATGGAGAATACGCATATGTTGACTCTAATGTTGCCAAGCTACAAGAACATGCCAGTTCACACAACGCATGTGCAGATATTACTGGAGTACAGGAGCATTTGCAAACTGTTGACAATGAAATATTCCAGACCACTTCCGAGAAAGATCCTTTTCCATATGTTGGACTTGTTCATGGTGACAAAGTTGGTGATGTACATTTAAGTATCAATCCACAGTTTGTCAACAACAAAATAACAAAGATTTCCACTGATAATTCTAATGATTCTTCAGTATACACAGCATCAGTTGATTTATTAGCTGACACCAGTAACGTAGAAACAGTTGAGACCATTTCTGAGAGTGATTGTTTTGAACACATCGACGCAAACAATGCTTCTTCAGTCTCTTCATTAGAAAATATACTAGCGAACACAACGCATTCTACCTCCACTTATCATATAGAGGACACCATGCAACTCAACCAATTGTCTAACGAATTCACTGCTGCTACCAACATTAATGTAGATCCCTTTCCTTATGTTGAAGCAGATACACCAATTCTTACATCACCTAATCTTCCAAGTGACACAAATATTGATTACATTCCACAGAATGAGAACTGCCACACTCTTGTTGAGCACAATATAGACGGAAAAGCTTTAGTTCTTTTAGTAACAAATCTACCACCCAACGAGCACTGTATTTCAGCTTCAAACAGTTGCACAGCAGGAGACGTATGTAATGAGATCAACGTGATATCACTAACCCATGATAATATGAATCTCTCACCAACATTATCTAATGGCCACTATTCAACTGTAATGGTGGGAGAATATTGCACAATAGAATCAGCAACACAACAATTGCATGCCTACAACTAG